Below is a window of Cytophaga hutchinsonii ATCC 33406 DNA.
TTTTTTGCCTCTTCAAAATCCATGGACGCGTATGCGATAACGATTACGATATCACCCACAGCTACCTTACGGGCTGCCGGGCCGTTTAAACAAATTACACCGGTGTTTTTTTCGCCTTTGATCACGTATGTTTCAAAACGTTCACCGTTGTTGATGTTAACGATCTGAACTTTTTCGTTTTCAATAATATTGGACGCCTCCATCAACGCTTCGTCAATTGTAATGCTTCCAACATAATGTAATTCCGCCTGTGTAACCTTAACGCGATGGATTTTCGATTTTAGTACTTCAATATTCATGAGAATGATTTAACGGTCAAAATTATAAAATAATAACTAGATTATCGATAAGCCTGACACCTTCAACGTAAGCAGCTATACATACAGCTATTTTTGTCTGATCCGCATATTCAGTTATTGCTTCGAGTGTGTCTGCTGCAACAATCTCCAGATACTCAACCTCAATTTCCTTAAATTGATTCA
It encodes the following:
- the panD gene encoding aspartate 1-decarboxylase, producing MNIEVLKSKIHRVKVTQAELHYVGSITIDEALMEASNIIENEKVQIVNINNGERFETYVIKGEKNTGVICLNGPAARKVAVGDIVIVIAYASMDFEEAKKWKPTLIFPDANNRLI